The following DNA comes from Pseudomonadota bacterium.
GTCTTCCGCAGCCCCTCCTCGAGCGGCGTCGCGGCGCGCCACCCGATCGCGGCGATCCCGCTCACGTCGAGCAGCTTGCGCGGCGTGCCGTCCGGCATCGCCGTGTTCCAGGCCACGTCGCCCTCGTAGCCGACGATCCGCTTGACGAGCGCGGCGAGCTCGGCGAT
Coding sequences within:
- a CDS encoding GDP-L-fucose synthase — protein: YVEDLADALVHLMRRFEPTRERTFLNVGVGEDVSIAELAALVKRIVGYEGDVAWNTAMPDGTPRKLLDVSGIAAIGWRAATPLEEGLRKTYAWFLENRDRVRR